From a region of the Streptomyces tirandamycinicus genome:
- a CDS encoding right-handed parallel beta-helix repeat-containing protein, translating to MAQGTVQVTHSGTSRWRRRTGEYASLAAALEAAADGDVLTVSPGTYRENLVLRRAVTLRGTDGSAGSVRIAPSDGVPLTVRASATVQDLHVEGQDATAPALLVEDGAPELTDLRIVTRSAAGIEVRGAARPTVRRCTVDNPAGVGIGVLDGAGGVFEECEVVAAGQAGVSVRGGAHPRLERCQVHHASGSGLSVTGENSSLEALGCEVYEIKGAGVQVTSRATAHLTDSRVHRTSSDGITLDTDAVLTLADCDIHDVPENAVDLRSRSVLTLTRSTVRRFGRNGLSVWDPGTRVDANQCEIHDSTGDYPAVWVSDGATAVLDSCRVHDVPDALFVLDRGSRADVVDSDLTQVRNTAVSVSDGATAQLDDCRIRDASTGAWFRDHGSGGTLGNCTIDGAQTGVIVTKGADPSIERCTVTSPAEAGFYVSAEGRGTFHDCRVSGSGGYGFHVMDGCRTTLTRCRTERCARGGYEYPEDGTAVEDCTSDESGVRSAPPAAAPVVATATQSPGLLSVIPGQRTAEPDLAAAPAAPAAAPAVRTSEAVLGELDALVGLESVKREVRTLTNMIEVGRRRQEAGLKAASVRRHLVFTGSPGTGKTTVARLYGEILASLGVLERGHLVEVSRVDLVGEHIGSTAIRTQEAFERARGGVLFIDEAYALSPEDSGRDFGREAIDTLVKLMEDHRDAVVVIVAGYTAEMERFLTVNPGVASRFSRTITFSDYLPDELLRIVEQQAEEHEYRLAEGTAEALAKYFTALPKGPAFGNGRTARQTFESMVERHAGRVAELTEPSTDDLSLLYPEDLPELP from the coding sequence ATGGCACAGGGCACGGTCCAGGTGACGCACTCCGGCACATCGCGGTGGCGGCGCCGCACGGGTGAGTACGCCTCCCTCGCCGCGGCCCTGGAGGCGGCGGCCGACGGCGACGTCCTCACCGTCTCACCCGGCACGTACCGGGAGAACCTCGTACTGCGGCGTGCCGTGACCCTGCGCGGGACGGACGGCTCGGCCGGATCGGTGCGCATCGCCCCCTCGGACGGGGTGCCGCTGACGGTTCGCGCATCGGCGACCGTACAGGACCTGCACGTCGAGGGGCAGGACGCCACCGCGCCGGCGCTGCTCGTCGAGGACGGCGCCCCCGAGTTGACCGATCTGCGGATCGTGACGCGCTCGGCGGCGGGCATCGAGGTCCGCGGGGCGGCCCGCCCCACGGTGCGGCGCTGCACGGTGGACAATCCGGCCGGCGTCGGGATCGGCGTACTGGACGGCGCGGGCGGGGTGTTCGAGGAGTGCGAGGTCGTCGCCGCCGGGCAGGCCGGGGTGTCGGTGCGCGGCGGCGCGCACCCGCGGCTGGAGCGCTGCCAGGTGCACCACGCCTCCGGCTCCGGGCTGAGCGTCACCGGCGAGAACAGCTCCCTGGAGGCGCTCGGCTGCGAGGTGTACGAGATCAAGGGCGCCGGCGTGCAGGTCACGTCCCGTGCGACGGCCCATCTGACGGACTCTCGGGTGCACCGCACCTCCTCCGACGGCATCACGCTCGACACGGACGCGGTGCTCACCCTCGCCGACTGCGACATCCACGACGTGCCGGAGAACGCGGTGGACCTCCGGTCCCGCTCGGTGCTCACGCTCACCCGCTCCACGGTGCGGCGGTTCGGCCGCAACGGTCTCTCGGTGTGGGACCCGGGGACCCGGGTGGACGCCAACCAGTGCGAGATCCACGACAGCACGGGCGACTACCCGGCCGTCTGGGTCAGCGACGGCGCGACCGCCGTGCTCGACTCCTGCCGGGTGCACGACGTCCCGGACGCCCTGTTCGTGCTGGATCGCGGCTCGCGTGCCGACGTGGTCGACAGCGATCTGACCCAGGTGCGGAACACGGCCGTGTCCGTCAGCGACGGGGCCACGGCCCAGCTCGACGACTGCCGCATCCGGGACGCCTCGACGGGTGCCTGGTTCCGCGACCACGGGAGCGGCGGCACGCTCGGCAACTGCACCATCGACGGCGCCCAGACGGGCGTCATCGTCACCAAGGGCGCGGACCCGTCGATCGAGCGGTGCACGGTGACCTCCCCGGCCGAGGCCGGGTTCTACGTCTCCGCCGAGGGCCGGGGCACCTTCCACGACTGCCGGGTCTCCGGCAGCGGCGGATACGGCTTCCACGTCATGGACGGCTGCCGTACGACCCTGACGCGCTGCCGCACGGAGCGGTGCGCGCGCGGCGGTTACGAGTACCCCGAGGACGGCACCGCCGTCGAGGACTGCACCAGCGACGAGAGCGGTGTGCGCTCGGCACCGCCCGCGGCGGCTCCGGTGGTGGCCACCGCCACCCAGTCGCCCGGGCTGCTGTCCGTGATCCCCGGGCAGCGGACCGCCGAGCCCGATCTCGCCGCCGCCCCGGCGGCCCCGGCGGCCGCGCCGGCCGTCAGGACGTCCGAAGCGGTCCTCGGTGAACTGGACGCCCTGGTGGGCCTGGAGAGCGTCAAGCGCGAGGTCCGGACGCTCACCAACATGATCGAGGTGGGCCGGCGCCGGCAGGAGGCGGGTCTCAAGGCCGCGTCGGTCCGCCGCCATCTGGTCTTCACCGGCTCCCCCGGCACCGGCAAGACGACGGTGGCACGGCTGTACGGCGAGATCCTGGCGTCCCTCGGGGTGCTGGAGCGCGGCCATCTCGTCGAGGTGTCCCGGGTCGACCTGGTCGGCGAGCACATCGGATCCACCGCGATCCGCACCCAGGAAGCCTTCGAACGGGCCCGCGGCGGCGTGCTGTTCATCGACGAGGCGTACGCCCTCTCCCCGGAGGACTCCGGCCGGGACTTCGGCCGGGAGGCCATCGACACGCTGGTGAAGCTCATGGAGGACCACCGGGACGCCGTGGTCGTGATCGTCGCCGGGTACACCGCGGAGATGGAGCGGTTCCTCACGGTCAACCCCGGTGTCGCCTCACGCTTCTCACGGACCATCACCTTCAGCGACTACCTGCCGGACGAGCTGCTGCGGATCGTGGAGCAGCAGGCCGAGGAGCACGAGTACCGGCTGGCCGAGGGCACCGCCGAGGCGCTGGCGAAGTACTTCACGGCACTGCCGAAGGGCCCGGCGTTCGGCAACGGCCGGACCGCGCGCCAGACCTTCGAGTCGATGGTCGAGCGGCACGCGGGCCGGGTCGCCGAGCTCACCGAGCCGAGCACGGACGACCTGTCGCTGCTCTACCCGGAGGACCTGCCCGAACTCCCCTGA
- a CDS encoding MOSC domain-containing protein codes for MATPVLRSLHVHPVKSVAGHAPAEAAVEPWGLAGDRRWMLVDAAGRAVTQRQQPRLALAAAAPLADDAVRLTAPGAAPLTVTVPEPSGTTVVELFGEKVEAVPAGAASDRWFSAYLAAPVRLVHLDDPAYRRPVDPDYALPGETVSFADGFPLLLASAASLDALNSLIAQGDHADEGPLPMNRFRPNLVVDGTAPWAEDGWRRVAVGEVSFRVVKPCGRCVVTTTDQATADRGKEPLRTLARHRRFGDRLVFGQNLVPEHTGTVRVGDPVRVLA; via the coding sequence ATGGCGACTCCCGTGCTGCGCTCCCTCCACGTCCACCCGGTCAAGTCCGTCGCCGGCCACGCACCGGCCGAGGCCGCCGTGGAGCCCTGGGGACTCGCGGGCGACCGCCGGTGGATGCTCGTCGACGCGGCGGGCCGGGCCGTCACCCAACGCCAGCAGCCGCGACTGGCGTTGGCCGCCGCCGCGCCCCTCGCGGACGACGCCGTCCGGCTGACCGCACCCGGCGCGGCACCGCTGACCGTGACGGTGCCCGAGCCGTCCGGCACCACCGTCGTGGAGCTCTTCGGGGAGAAGGTGGAGGCGGTGCCCGCGGGTGCCGCCTCCGACCGGTGGTTCAGCGCGTACCTGGCGGCACCGGTCCGGCTGGTGCACCTCGACGACCCCGCGTACCGCCGCCCCGTGGACCCGGACTACGCGCTGCCGGGCGAGACGGTGTCGTTCGCCGACGGCTTCCCGCTGCTGCTCGCGTCCGCCGCCTCCCTCGACGCGCTCAACTCGCTCATCGCCCAGGGCGACCACGCGGACGAGGGCCCGCTGCCGATGAATCGTTTCCGTCCCAATCTGGTCGTGGACGGTACCGCCCCGTGGGCCGAGGACGGCTGGAGGCGCGTCGCGGTCGGCGAGGTGTCCTTCCGGGTCGTCAAGCCCTGCGGCCGCTGCGTCGTCACGACCACCGACCAGGCCACGGCCGATCGCGGGAAGGAGCCGCTGCGCACCCTCGCCCGGCACCGGCGCTTCGGGGACCGGCTGGTCTTCGGCCAGAACCTGGTGCCCGAGCACACCGGGACCGTCCGCGTCGGCGACCCGGTGCGCGTCCTGGCCTGA
- a CDS encoding DUF6643 family protein — MTSPRSTYGGGYYSAPSFPDTPIYDSLVAERGTPQIAPIRVPSAYDTGGSHLPALPAALPALPAAPVQPGPAYGYPQHVPQPVPLQQAAAPYIPQQPVGPRGYPGGQQQHMARPMAGGYEAMRPAAAPRPMPAPAPYDDPYNRPYQGGGY, encoded by the coding sequence ATGACCTCCCCCCGCTCCACCTACGGCGGCGGTTACTACTCCGCGCCGTCCTTCCCCGACACCCCGATCTACGACTCCCTGGTCGCTGAGCGGGGCACGCCTCAGATCGCCCCGATCCGAGTGCCCTCCGCGTACGACACCGGCGGCAGCCACCTGCCGGCGCTGCCCGCGGCCCTGCCCGCCCTCCCGGCGGCCCCCGTCCAGCCCGGCCCGGCCTACGGCTACCCCCAGCACGTGCCGCAACCGGTTCCGCTGCAGCAGGCGGCTGCCCCGTACATCCCCCAGCAGCCCGTCGGCCCGCGCGGCTACCCGGGCGGCCAGCAGCAGCACATGGCCCGCCCGATGGCGGGCGGGTACGAGGCGATGCGCCCGGCCGCTGCGCCGCGGCCGATGCCCGCGCCCGCCCCCTACGACGATCCCTACAACCGGCCGTACCAGGGCGGTGGCTACTGA